One genomic segment of Brassica napus cultivar Da-Ae chromosome A3, Da-Ae, whole genome shotgun sequence includes these proteins:
- the LOC106438777 gene encoding flavonoid 3'-monooxygenase CYP75B137-like isoform X2, which produces MSPISNLFTDNTMNVPPYAILVLTTIITVLWFLLKRSPQPPLPPGPRGLPIVGNLPFLKPDLHTYFRDLAQEYGPIFRLNLGSKLTVVVNTPSLSREILKEQDINFSNRDVPLTARAISYGGLDIVWLPYSAEWRMLRKVCVLKLLSRKRLDSFYALRRKEIRERTRFLYEKSREKSAVNVGDQLFVTMMNLMTNMLWGSSVKAEEMESVGTEFKGVVSDITRLLGEPNVSDFFPWLARFDLQGLVKQMRVYARELDAIFDGAIEKMTNLGSKNDGECKDFLQQLMKLKDQEANSEVPITINHVKAVLADMVIGGTDTSTNTIEFAMAELIKNQESMKRAQHELDEVVGKDNIVEESHITKLPYIVAIMKETLRLYPTVPLLVPHRPAETTVVGGYTVPKDTKIFINVWSIQRDPNAGGFAPV; this is translated from the exons ATGTCTCCGATTTCAAATCTCTTCACCGACAACACAATGAACGTTCCTCCTTACGCAATTCTAGTTCTCACTACTATCATTACAGTTCTCTGGTTCCTTCTCAAACGCTCGCCGCAACCGCCTCTACCACCTGGACCCCGAGGGCTACCTATCGTCGGAAACCTCCCGTTTCTTAAACCGGACCTTCACACCTACTTCAGAGACCTCGCTCAAGAATACGGTCCAATCTTCAGACTCAACCTTGGCTCAAAACTAACTGTCGTGGTCAACACTCCGTCGCTATCCCGAGAGATCTTGAAAGAACAAGACATCAACTTCTCAAACCGTGACGTCCCTCTCACGGCTCGAGCCATTAGCTATGGTGGTCTCGACATTGTTTGGTTACCGTACAGTGCGGAGTGGAGAATGCTTAGAAAAGTTTGTGTTCTCAAACTACTAAGCCGCAAAAGGTTGGATTCATTCTACGCCCTACGGCGCAAAGAGATCCGAGAGAGAACGAGGTTTTTATACGAGAAAAGTCGAGAAAAATCGGCGGTGAACGTTGGTGATCAGTTGTTTGTGACGATGATGAACCTAATGACGAATATGTTATGGGGAAGTTCGGTGAAGGCCGAGGAGATGGAGAGTGTTGGAACAGAGTTTAAAGGAGTGGTCTCTGATATAACTAGGCTTTTGGGTGAgcctaatgtttcagatttttttccGTGGCTAGCGAGATTTGATCTTCAAGGGCTCGTGAAGCAGATGCGCGTGTATGCTCGTGAGCTCGATGCCATATTCGACGGAGCCATTGAGAAGATGACAAATCTAGGAAGTAAGAATGATGGTGAGTGCAAAGACTTTTTGCAACAGTTGATGAAGCTAAAGGACCAAGAAGCCAACTCGGAGGTTCCCATTACGATTAACCATGT CAAAGCCGTACTCGCG GATATGGTGATTGGTGGTACTGATACATCTACAAACACGATAGAGTTTGCTATGGCGGAGCTTATAAAGAACCAAGAGTCAATGAAGAGAGCGCAACATGAGCTAGACGAAGTTGTAGGAAAAGATAACATTGTTGAAGAATCACACATCACTAAACTTCCTTACATAGTAGCCATTATGAAAGAAACACTTAGGCTATACCCGACCGTTCCTTTGTTAGTCCCTCACCGTCCAGCAGAAACAACTGTGGTCGGCGGTTACACCGTCCCTAAGGACACTAAGATCTTCATCAATGTCTGGTCTATTCAGAGAGATCCAAAC GCCGGAGGATTTGCGCCGGTTTAG
- the LOC106384099 gene encoding F-box protein At4g00893-like: MTSSLRHLFNIMIIHACFNFVDLTIYRSNKDVNNNNNRPERENIFSFDLPSCLLGLIMSLLMLKDKIRASTVCKKWLEAAKSVRVVHKHQWFVSIPTFGNSINLFDPLERKKYTLNLPEKGVTDVAYSKDGWLLMRRSSFVEFFFFNPYSRELISLPDNELPYKAIAFSSAPTSETCTLVTLNRISEYIVAISTCYPGATEWITKKFHCYLAFGPNVHSNLLCVNDRFYCFTSGGVLFEFDPASRTLSHQAWDDVRFPEIHNNEWSYLPKELYLMEQKGELILMYTYGAEKPVVYKLVSSKWEEMSSTLDGLTIFASMYSSETRMDVLGMKNSVYFPKYGLRNNMQCVSYSYNDARYYPGLPERRLLCPVDSLWIDPPPFLK; this comes from the coding sequence ATGACTTCCAGTTTGAGAcatctttttaatataatgataattcatgcatgttttaattttgttgatCTAACTATTTATAGGTCCAACAAAgatgtcaacaacaacaacaataggCCTGAGAGAGAAAACATTTTCAGTTTTGACCTTCCATCATGCCTCTTGGGATTAATAATGTCACTGCTTATGTTAAAAGATAAAATTCGTGCATCTACCGTCTGCAAGAAATGGCTTGAAGCCGCTAAATCTGTTAGGGTTGTTCATAAGCATCAATGGTTTGTCTCCATTCCTACATTTGGAAACTCTATTAATCTTTTCGATCCATTGGAGAGGAAGAAGTACACACTGAATCTGCCTGAGAAAGGTGTAACTGATGTTGCTTACTCAAAAGACGGATGGTTGCTTATGCGCAGATCATCCTTTGTggaattcttcttcttcaaccccTACTCTCGGGAGCTCATAAGCTTGCCAGACAATGAATTGCCATATAAGGCAATTGCTTTCTCTTCTGCTCCTACATCCGAAACTTGTACTTTGGTCACATTAAACCGAATTTCAGAATATATTGTGGCCATCAGCACTTGCTATCCTGGAGCAACTGAGTGGATAACCAAAAAGTTTCATTGCTATCTTGCTTTTGGCCCCAATGTCCATAGCAACCTTCTTTGTGTTAATGATCGCTTCTACTGCTTCACCTCAGGAGGTGTTTTATTTGAATTTGATCCAGCTTCTCGCACATTGAGTCATCAAGCATGGGATGATGTTAGATTCCCAGAAATTCATAACAATGAGTGGTCGTATCTGCCAAAGGAACTTTACTTGATGGAGCAGAAAGGAGAGCTAATTCTCATGTATACATATGGAGCTGAGAAACCAGTGGTGTATAAGTTGGTCTCTTCAAAATGGGAAGAGATGAGTAGTACACTAGACGGCTTGACAATCTTTGCAAGTATGTATTCCTCGGAGACCAGAATGGATGTTTTAGGGATGAAGAACAGCGTGTACTTCCCAAAGTATGGCTTACGTAACAACATGCAATGTGTATCCTACTCATATAATGATGCCAGGTACTATCCGGGTCTGCCGGAACGACGATTACTATGCCCTGTTGATAGTCTTTGGATCGACCCACCACCATTTCTAAAGTAA
- the LOC106438777 gene encoding flavonoid 3'-monooxygenase CYP75B137-like isoform X1, which produces MSPISNLFTDNTMNVPPYAILVLTTIITVLWFLLKRSPQPPLPPGPRGLPIVGNLPFLKPDLHTYFRDLAQEYGPIFRLNLGSKLTVVVNTPSLSREILKEQDINFSNRDVPLTARAISYGGLDIVWLPYSAEWRMLRKVCVLKLLSRKRLDSFYALRRKEIRERTRFLYEKSREKSAVNVGDQLFVTMMNLMTNMLWGSSVKAEEMESVGTEFKGVVSDITRLLGEPNVSDFFPWLARFDLQGLVKQMRVYARELDAIFDGAIEKMTNLGSKNDGECKDFLQQLMKLKDQEANSEVPITINHVKAVLADMVIGGTDTSTNTIEFAMAELIKNQESMKRAQHELDEVVGKDNIVEESHITKLPYIVAIMKETLRLYPTVPLLVPHRPAETTVVGGYTVPKDTKIFINVWSIQRDPNVWENPNEFRPERFLDKKSCDFHGTDYIFLPFGSGRRICAGLALAERMVQYTLAMLLHSFDWKIPEGHVFNVEDKFGIVLKLKNPLIAMPVPRLSDPNLYL; this is translated from the exons ATGTCTCCGATTTCAAATCTCTTCACCGACAACACAATGAACGTTCCTCCTTACGCAATTCTAGTTCTCACTACTATCATTACAGTTCTCTGGTTCCTTCTCAAACGCTCGCCGCAACCGCCTCTACCACCTGGACCCCGAGGGCTACCTATCGTCGGAAACCTCCCGTTTCTTAAACCGGACCTTCACACCTACTTCAGAGACCTCGCTCAAGAATACGGTCCAATCTTCAGACTCAACCTTGGCTCAAAACTAACTGTCGTGGTCAACACTCCGTCGCTATCCCGAGAGATCTTGAAAGAACAAGACATCAACTTCTCAAACCGTGACGTCCCTCTCACGGCTCGAGCCATTAGCTATGGTGGTCTCGACATTGTTTGGTTACCGTACAGTGCGGAGTGGAGAATGCTTAGAAAAGTTTGTGTTCTCAAACTACTAAGCCGCAAAAGGTTGGATTCATTCTACGCCCTACGGCGCAAAGAGATCCGAGAGAGAACGAGGTTTTTATACGAGAAAAGTCGAGAAAAATCGGCGGTGAACGTTGGTGATCAGTTGTTTGTGACGATGATGAACCTAATGACGAATATGTTATGGGGAAGTTCGGTGAAGGCCGAGGAGATGGAGAGTGTTGGAACAGAGTTTAAAGGAGTGGTCTCTGATATAACTAGGCTTTTGGGTGAgcctaatgtttcagatttttttccGTGGCTAGCGAGATTTGATCTTCAAGGGCTCGTGAAGCAGATGCGCGTGTATGCTCGTGAGCTCGATGCCATATTCGACGGAGCCATTGAGAAGATGACAAATCTAGGAAGTAAGAATGATGGTGAGTGCAAAGACTTTTTGCAACAGTTGATGAAGCTAAAGGACCAAGAAGCCAACTCGGAGGTTCCCATTACGATTAACCATGT CAAAGCCGTACTCGCG GATATGGTGATTGGTGGTACTGATACATCTACAAACACGATAGAGTTTGCTATGGCGGAGCTTATAAAGAACCAAGAGTCAATGAAGAGAGCGCAACATGAGCTAGACGAAGTTGTAGGAAAAGATAACATTGTTGAAGAATCACACATCACTAAACTTCCTTACATAGTAGCCATTATGAAAGAAACACTTAGGCTATACCCGACCGTTCCTTTGTTAGTCCCTCACCGTCCAGCAGAAACAACTGTGGTCGGCGGTTACACCGTCCCTAAGGACACTAAGATCTTCATCAATGTCTGGTCTATTCAGAGAGATCCAAACGTGTGGGAAAATCCGAATGAGTTTCGTCCTGAGAGGTTTCTTGATAAGAAGTCTTGTGATTTCCACGGAACTGACTATATCTTTCTTCCTTTTGGATCAGGCCGGAGGATTTGCGCCGGTTTAGCACTCGCCGAGAGGATGGTTCAGTACACTCTTGCCATGCTGTTACATTCATTTGATTGGAAGATTCCGGAAGGCCATGTGTTCAATGTGGAAGATAAGTTTGGTATTGTCTTGAAGCTCAAAAACCCTCTTATTGCCATGCCTGTTCCGAGGTTGTCTGATCCTAATCTTTATCTGTAG
- the LOC106443824 gene encoding F-box protein At4g00893, which translates to MTSNLRHFFNIMIIHACFNFVDLTIYRSNRDVNNNNDKPERENIFSFDLPSCLLGVIMSMLMLKDKIRASTVCKKWLEAAKSVRVVHKHQWFVSIPTFGNSINLFDPLERKKYTLNLPEKGVTDVAYSKDGWLLMRRSSFVEFFFFNPYSRELISLPDNELPYKAIAFSSAPTSETCTLVTLNRISEYIVAISTCYPGATEWITKKFHCYLAFGPNVHSNLVCVNDRFYCFTSRGVLFEFDPASRTLSHQAWDDVRFPEIHNNEWSYLPKELYLMEQKGELILMYTYGAEKPVVYKLVSSKWEEMSSTLDGLTIFASMYSSETRMDVLGMKNSVYFPKYGLRNNMQCVSYSYNDARYYPGLPERRLLCPVDSLWIDPPPFLK; encoded by the coding sequence ATGACTTCCAATTTGagacatttttttaatataatgataattcatgcatgttttaattttgttgatCTAACTATTTATAGGTCCAACAGAgatgtcaacaacaacaacgataAGCCTGAGAGAGAAAACATTTTCAGTTTTGACCTTCCATCATGCCTCTTGGGAGTAATAATGTCAATGCTTATGCTAAAAGATAAAATTCGTGCATCTACCGTCTGCAAGAAATGGCTTGAAGCCGCTAAATCTGTTAGGGTTGTTCATAAGCATCAATGGTTTGTCTCCATTCCTACATTTGGAAACTCTATTAATCTTTTCGATCCATTGGAGAGGAAGAAGTACACACTGAATCTGCCTGAGAAAGGTGTAACTGATGTTGCTTACTCAAAAGACGGATGGTTGCTTATGCGCAGATCATCCTTTGTggaattcttcttcttcaaccccTACTCTCGGGAGCTCATAAGCTTGCCAGACAATGAATTGCCATATAAGGCAATTGCTTTCTCTTCTGCTCCTACATCGGAAACTTGTACTTTGGTCACATTAAACCGTATTTCAGAATATATTGTGGCCATCAGCACTTGCTATCCTGGAGCAACTGAGTGGATAACCAAAAAGTTTCATTGCTATCTTGCTTTTGGCCCCAATGTCCATAGCAACCTTGTATGTGTTAATGATCGCTTCTACTGCTTCACCTCAAGAGGTGTTCTATTTGAATTTGATCCAGCTTCTCGCACATTGAGTCATCAAGCATGGGATGATGTTAGATTCCCAGAAATTCATAACAATGAATGGTCGTATCTGCCAAAGGAACTTTACTTGATGGAGCAGAAAGGAGAGCTAATTCTCATGTATACATATGGAGCTGAGAAACCAGTGGTGTATAAGTTGGTCTCTTCAAAATGGGAAGAGATGAGTAGTACACTAGACGGCTTGACAATCTTTGCAAGTATGTATTCCTCGGAGACCAGAATGGATGTTTTAGGGATGAAGAACAGCGTGTACTTCCCAAAGTATGGCTTACGTAACAACATGCAATGTGTATCCTACTCATATAATGATGCCAGGTACTATCCGGGTCTGCCGGAACGACGATTACTATGCCCTGTTGATAGTCTTTGGATCGACCCACCACCATTTCTAAAGTAA
- the LOC106414984 gene encoding uncharacterized protein LOC106414984: MFSRFLHRIQSSKPQITSLNSTKPFTSLNPKPRTRVAVFWDLDNKPPASHPPYAAAVKLRTAASSFGSVKLMVAYANRHAFSYVPLQVREERKDRKLLNQLEKTGLSKPAEPYFCGVCGRRFYANEKLIAHFRQIHETENQKRVRQIESAKGHQRVRLVAKYSMKMEKYKRAARNVLTPKEGYGLAEELTRGGFWVKMVSDKPEAADRALKEHMVDVMDRREAECLVLVSDDSGFAEVLWEAKERCLRTVVIGDLSEGKLKRVADVAYSWKEVVLGKAKKEVEKVVGKWRDRDVLKTLEWSYDPVLEKERGYACGDWDYGFDSDDDDEVEVESGAEVGDGGDWWEMDDEDGAGSSRPCR; the protein is encoded by the coding sequence ATGTTTTCTCGCTTCCTCCACAGAATCCAAAGTTCGAAACCCCAAATCACGTCTCTCAATTCAACCAAACCTTTCAcctccctaaaccctaaaccccgaacccGAGTCGCCGTCTTCTGGGACCTCGACAACAAACCACCCGCCTCCCACCCTCCCTACGCCGCCGCCGTAAAGCTCCGAACCGCCGCGTCATCCTTCGGCTCCGTGAAACTAATGGTAGCCTACGCGAACCGCCACGCCTTCAGCTACGTCCCGTTACAAGTCCGAGAAGAGAGGAAAGATCGTAAACTCCTTAACCAACTTGAGAAAACCGGTTTATCTAAACCGGCCGAGCCGTACTTCTGCGGCGTCTGCGGTAGGAGATTCTACGCCAACGAGAAGCTCATCGCTCATTTCCGCCAGATTCACGAGACGGAGAATCAGAAGCGCGTGAGGCAGATCGAGTCTGCTAAGGGGCATCAGAGAGTGAGGCTTGTGGCGAAGTACTCGATGAAGATGGAGAAGTATAAAAGAGCTGCGAGGAATGTTCTGACTCCTAAGGAAGGTTACGGGTTGGCTGAGGAGCTGACGCGTGGCGGGTTTTGGGTTAAGATGGTGAGTGATAAACCCGAGGCGGCGGATAGAGCGTTGAAGGAGCATATGGTTGATGTGATGGATAGGAGAGAGGCTGAGTGTTTGGTTCTTGTGTCTGATGACTCTGGTTTCGCTGAGGTTTTGTGGGAGGCGAAGGAGAGGTGTTTGAGGACGGTTGTGATTGGGGATTTGAGTGAAGGGAAGCTGAAGAGGGTGGCTGACGTGGCGTATTCTTGGAAGGAGGTTGTGCTGGGGAAGGCGAAGAAGGAAGTTGAGAAGGTTGTTGGGAAGTGGAGGGATAGAGATGTGTTGAAGACGTTGGAGTGGAGTTATGACCCTGTTTTGGAGAAGGAGAGAGGTTATGCTTGCGGGGATTGGGATTATGGGTTtgattctgatgatgatgatgaggttGAGGTTGAGAGTGGAGCTGAGGTGGGAGATGGTGGTGATTGGTGGGAGATGGATGATGAAGATGGTGCTGGATCTTCGAGACCTTGTCGATAA
- the LOC106411647 gene encoding maspardin-like gives MKGVSSAPGDYVYFKSQVPLHKIPIGTKQWRYYDYGPKTVPPLICIPGIAGTADVYYKQIMALSMKGYRVISVDIPRVWSYHEWIQAFEKFLDTIDVHHVHLYGTSLGGFLAQLFAHHRPRRVKSLVLSNTYLDTRSFAAAMSWAPFVSWTPSFLLKRYVLTGIRDGPHEPFIADSVDFAVSQVETLSKDDLASRLTLTVEAASVESLPHSDSFITIMDTNDYCAIPQVLKDELAERYPEARRAYLKTGGDFPFLSRPDEVNLHLQLHLRRVGVEPRPEVVKSNSRDGTDGTDSNSQSKKKTDEDKEDRSNNTHQGSGSSTSDQSPTFPESSGSSNDPPLPTDSINPVSMDNLLVMQLITGEVYKSCVVFTLCYCTLVLVHGGFISRQSV, from the exons ATGAAAGGCGTCTCGTCGGCGCCTGGAGATTACGTCTACTTCAAATCTCAGGTTCCTCTTCACAAGATTCCC ATTGGGACAAAGCAATGGCGTTACTATGACTATGGTCCGAAGACAGTTCCTCCACTCATTTGTATTCCTGGCATCGCAGGAACTGCTGATGTTTACTATAAACAGATCATGGCATTGTCTATGAAG GGGTATCGGGTAATTTCAGTTGACATTCCACGGGTTTGGAGTTATCATGAGTGGATTCAAGCATTTGAGAAATTCCTTGACACCATTGATGTTCATCAC GTGCATCTCTACGGTACTTCTCTTGGAGGCTTCTTAGCTCAACTCTTTGCTCATCACCGACCAAGAAGGGTTAAATCATTGGTTCTATCGAATACATATTTGGATACTCGCAGTTTTGCTGCTGCAATGTCATGGGCTCCTTT TGTTAGCTGGACTCCTTCTTTTTTGCTTAAACGATACGTCTTAACAGGAATACGTGACGGTCCTCACGAACCCTTTATCGCTGACTCTGTCGACTTTGCTGTCTCTCAG GTTGAGACATTGTCAAAAGATGATTTGGCTTCTCGGTTAACGTTAACAGTAGAGGCTGCTTCTGTGGAATCTCTACCACACTCTGATTCATTCATCACTATAATGGAT ACGAATGATTACTGCGCAATTCCGCAAGTTCTGAAAGATGAACTTGCAGAGAGATATCCCGAAGCAAGGAGAGCTTACTTAAAGACCGGAGGAGACTTCCCGTTCCTATCACGGCCTGATGAAGTCAATTTGCATCTACAG CTGCACCTAAGGCGGGTTGGAGTAGAACCACGGCCTGAAGTGGTTAAGTCCAATTCAAGAGACGGTACAGATGGCACAGACAGTAATAGCCAGAGCAAGAAGAAAACTGATGAGGATAAGGAAGACCGTAGCAACAATACGCACCAAGGCTCTGGAAGCTCAACTTCAGATCAATCACCAACATTCCCAGAAAGTTCCGGAAGCTCAAATGATCCACCTTTGCCGACAGACTCTATCAATCCTGTGTCTATGGACAACCTCCTAGTAATGCAACTGATCACTGGTGAAGTTTATAAGTCGTGTGTGGTTTTCACGTTGTGTTACTGTACATTGGTTTTGGTTCACGGTGGTTTCATCTCCAGACAGTCAGTTTAG
- the LOC106438776 gene encoding flavonoid 3'-monooxygenase CYP75B137, whose amino-acid sequence MSPISNLFTDNTMNVPPYAILVLTTIITVFWFLLKRSPQPPLPPGPRGLPIVGNLPFLKPDLHTYFRDLAQEYGPIFKLNLGSKLTVVVNTPSLAREILKEQDINFSNRDVPLTARVITYGGLDIVWLPYSAEWRMLRKVCVLKLLNRKTLDSIYELRRKEIRERTRFLYEKSQEEAAVNVGDQLFVTMMNLTINMLWGGSVKADEMESVGTEFKVVVSEITRLLGEPNISDFFPWLARFDLQGLLKQMRVCSRELNAIFDGAIEKMPKLESKDDGECKDFLQQLMKLKDQEANSEVPITVNHVKAVLADMVIGGTDTSTNTIEFAMAELIKNPESMKRAQQELDEVVGKDNIVEESHITRLPYIVAIMKETLRLYPTVPLLVPHRPAETAVVGGYTVPKDTKIFINVWSIQRDPNVWENPNEFRPERFLDKKSCDFHGTDYSFLPFGSGRRICAGVALAERMVQYTLATLLHSFDWKVPEGHELNVEDKFGIVLKLKNPLIAMPVPRLSDPNLYL is encoded by the exons ATGTCTCCGATCTCAAACCTCTTCACCGACAACACAATGAACGTTCCTCCTTACGCAATTCTCGTTCTCACTACTATCATTACAGTTTTCTGGTTCCTTCTCAAACGCTCGCCGCAACCGCCTCTACCACCTGGACCCCGAGGGCTACCTATCGTCGGAAACCTCCCGTTTCTTAAACCGGACCTTCACACCTACTTCAGAGACCTCGCTCAAGAATACGGTCCAATCTTCAAACTCAACCTTGGCTCAAAACTAACTGTCGTGGTCAACACTCCGTCGCTAGCTCGAGAGATCTTGAAAGAACAAGACATCAATTTCTCAAACCGTGACGTCCCTCTCACGGCTCGAGTCATTACCTATGGTGGTCTCGACATTGTTTGGTTACCGTACAGTGCGGAGTGGAGAATGCTTAGAAAAGTTTGTGTTCTCAAACTACTTAACCGCAAAACGTTGGATTCAATTTACGAGCTAAGGCGCAAAGAGATCCGAGAGAGAACGAGGTTTTTATACGAGAAAAGTCAAGAAGAGGCGGCGGTTAACGTTGGTGATCAATTGTTCGTGACGATGATGAATCTAACGATTAATATGTTGTGGGGAGGTTCGGTGAAAGCCGATGAGATGGAGAGTGTTGGAACAGAGTTTAAAGTAGTGGTTTCTGAGATAACTAGGCTTTTGGGTGAGCCTAATATTTCGGATTTCTTTCCGTGGCTAGCGAGATTCGATCTTCAAGGGCTCTTGAAGCAGATGCGCGTGTGTTCTCGTGAGCTTAATGCCATATTCGACGGAGCCATTGAGAAGATGCCAAAACTAGAAAGTAAGGATGATGGTGAGTGCAAAGACTTTTTGCAACAGTTGATGAAGCTAAAGGACCAAGAAGCCAACTCGGAGGTTCCCATTACGGTTAACCATGTCAAAGCTGTTCTCGCG GATATGGTGATTGGTGGTACTGATACATCTACAAACACGATAGAGTTTGCGATGGCCGAGCTTATAAAGAACCCAGAGTCGATGAAGAGAGCGCAACAAGAGCTAGACGAAGTTGTAGGAAAGGATAACATTGTTGAAGAATCACACATCACTAGACTTCCTTACATAGTAGCCATTATGAAAGAAACACTTAGGCTTTACCCGACCGTTCCTTTGTTAGTCCCTCACCGTCCAGCTGAAACAGCTGTGGTCGGCGGTTACACCGTCCCTAAGGACACTAAAATCTTCATCAATGTTTGGTCTATTCAAAGAGATCCAAATGTGTGGGAAAACCCGAACGAATTTCGTCCCGAGAGGTTTCTTGATAAGAAGTCTTGTGATTTCCATGGAACTGACTATAGCTTTCTTCCTTTTGGATCTGGCCGGAGAATCTGCGCCGGTGTAGCACTCGCAGAGAGGATGGTTCAGTACACTCTTGCAACGCTGTTGCATTCATTCGATTGGAAGGTTCCAGAAGGCCATGAGTTAAATGTGGAAGATAAGTTTGGTATTGTCTTGAAGCTCAAAAACCCTCTTATTGCCATGCCCGTTCCGAGGTTGTCTGATCCTAATCTTTATCTGTAG